The genomic region CACGCTCGAAGGCCGCGGGGTCGGGGCAGGACTTCTGGCTCATGCTCCCCTTCATCTGGGCGACGGACTCGTACTCCTTCTCTTCCATCCACGCGCTCATGTCCTTGAGCATCGTGGCCAGCTCACGCGTGCCCTTGCGGAGCAGCACAGAGCAGAGCTGCACGACATCCGCACCGGCCATCAGCATCTTGAGCGCGTCGCGGCCCGTGCTGATGCCGGTCGTCGCCGCCAGGCTCGCCTTCACGTGCCCGTGCAGAATCGCGATCCAGCGCAGCGGCAAACGCATCTCGTGCGGCGTGCTGAGCACGAGGTCGGGCCGGACTTCCAGGTTGTCCAGGTCGATATCCGGCTGGTAGAAGCGGTTGAACAGCACGAGGCCGTTCGCGCCGGCTTCGTCGAGGCGCTTGGCCATCGCCGCCGTCGCGCTGAAATATGGGCTGAGCTTCATCGCGATCGGGATTTTGACGTGGCTCTTGACCGCCTTGAGGATCTGCACGTAGCGGTTCTCGACATCCGGAGCGTGCAGCGTGGGGTCGGTGGCGATGTAGTAGACGTTCAGCTCGATGCCGTCGGCTCCGGCCTGCTCCAACTTCTGGGCGTAGTCCACCCAGCCGCCGACGGTCACGCCGTTCAAGCTGGCAATGACGGGGATCTCGACGGCCAGCTTGGCCTTACGGATGTGCTCGAGGTACTCGTCCGGACCGAGGCGGTAATCCTCGGTGTCGGGGAAGTAGGTCAACGACTCGGCGAAGCTCTCCGTGCCCTGGGTCGTCAGGTGGTCGAGCTCCGCGGCCTCGTGGCTGATCTGCTCCTCGAAGAGCGAATGCAGCACGACGGCAGACGCGCCGGCGTCTTCCAGCTCGCGGATCGAATCGACGCGCGAGGTCAGCGGGCCGGCCGCAGGCACCAGGGGGTTCTTGAGCTTGAGACCCATGTACGTGGTCGCGAGGTTCATCGTACGGTTTCCTTTCTATAGCCGGCTGGCAGCCGGGGTCGATCCGTTCAACTGGCCCGCGGTCCGCTACTCGCCGCCGCCGGCCGGCTCGCCGTGGCCGTTGCCGCCCACCGTATGCATGGCTGCCATCTGCTCGTAAAGGCTCCACCGCCGGGCGACGTCGTGCCGCGCCAGCTCGAGCAGCCGCTTCGCCTCTTCCGGCTTGCTCTTGGTAAGCATCTTGAATCGCGTCTGCTGGTAGGCGAAGTCCTCGTAGGGCAGGGTGGGCTTCTTCGAGTCGAGCTGCAGCGGGTTCT from Phycisphaerae bacterium harbors:
- a CDS encoding dihydroorotate dehydrogenase-like protein, with product MNLATTYMGLKLKNPLVPAAGPLTSRVDSIRELEDAGASAVVLHSLFEEQISHEAAELDHLTTQGTESFAESLTYFPDTEDYRLGPDEYLEHIRKAKLAVEIPVIASLNGVTVGGWVDYAQKLEQAGADGIELNVYYIATDPTLHAPDVENRYVQILKAVKSHVKIPIAMKLSPYFSATAAMAKRLDEAGANGLVLFNRFYQPDIDLDNLEVRPDLVLSTPHEMRLPLRWIAILHGHVKASLAATTGISTGRDALKMLMAGADVVQLCSVLLRKGTRELATMLKDMSAWMEEKEYESVAQMKGSMSQKSCPDPAAFERANYMKTLNSYV